A part of Saccharomonospora amisosensis genomic DNA contains:
- a CDS encoding DUF998 domain-containing protein: MLPAARLFALLSGAALLGLLHLLPSSDVIDPVRRTISEYALGPDKWLFDLSVLLVAAGSAGAFGMLVARGLVRAASATTLFGGLWVAGLATVTLFEKTDWSVGPSLGGTIHRYASIVAFVALPLAVLSCAGAALPASRPLRGLARLLATTSLLWFGVILGAVALMLAGGEPWWRAIPPGLVERFLAGGEVLALAVLLYGSLRPANSSPNPPPHLIPS; the protein is encoded by the coding sequence TTGCTTCCGGCAGCCCGCCTGTTCGCGCTGCTGAGCGGTGCGGCACTGCTGGGATTGCTGCACCTGCTGCCGTCCAGCGACGTGATCGACCCGGTGCGGCGCACCATCAGCGAGTACGCGCTGGGCCCCGACAAGTGGCTGTTCGATCTCTCGGTGCTGCTCGTGGCCGCGGGCTCAGCCGGGGCGTTCGGCATGCTCGTCGCGCGCGGGCTGGTTCGCGCGGCCTCGGCCACCACCTTGTTCGGCGGCCTGTGGGTGGCTGGGCTGGCGACGGTCACGCTGTTCGAGAAGACCGACTGGTCGGTGGGGCCGAGCCTTGGCGGAACCATCCACAGGTACGCCAGCATCGTGGCGTTCGTGGCGCTACCGCTGGCCGTGCTCAGCTGTGCGGGCGCGGCCCTGCCTGCTTCGAGGCCGCTGCGTGGACTGGCGAGGCTGCTGGCGACCACGTCGCTGCTGTGGTTCGGGGTGATCCTCGGTGCGGTGGCGCTGATGCTCGCGGGTGGCGAGCCGTGGTGGCGGGCGATCCCACCAGGCCTGGTCGAACGGTTCCTTGCCGGTGGCGAGGTGCTCGCCCTCGCGGTGCTGCTGTACGGCTCGTTGCGTCCCGCGAACAGTAGTCCAAATCCGCCGCCTCACCTGATACCTTCCTAA
- the fabG gene encoding 3-oxoacyl-ACP reductase FabG encodes MTDSPSRVAIVTGAGRGIGAAIARRLASDGFAVGLLDLDEAGAKAGAEAIAADGGRAVGIGLDVSDAEQVDAAVKAVAEQLGAPTVLVNNAGITRDNLLFKMSEGDWDSVMNVHLRGSFLMSRATQQHMTEQGWGRIVNLSSVSALGNRGQANYSTAKAGLQGFTKTLAIELGKFGVTVNAIAPGFIVTDMTAATAERVGVPFDEFQKAAAQEIPVRRVGQPSDIAGVVSFLVSEDASFVSGQVIYVAGGPKA; translated from the coding sequence GTGACGGACTCCCCTTCCCGTGTCGCGATCGTCACCGGGGCAGGCCGAGGCATCGGCGCGGCCATTGCCAGGCGGCTGGCCTCGGACGGCTTCGCGGTGGGTCTGCTTGACCTCGACGAGGCGGGCGCCAAGGCAGGCGCGGAGGCGATCGCCGCCGACGGCGGCCGCGCGGTGGGCATCGGTCTCGACGTCAGCGACGCCGAGCAGGTCGACGCGGCGGTCAAGGCGGTCGCCGAGCAGCTCGGCGCACCGACGGTGCTGGTCAACAACGCCGGCATCACGCGGGACAACCTGCTGTTCAAGATGAGCGAGGGTGACTGGGACTCGGTCATGAACGTTCACCTGCGCGGGTCGTTCCTGATGAGCCGGGCCACGCAGCAGCACATGACCGAGCAGGGCTGGGGCCGCATCGTCAACCTCTCCAGCGTGTCCGCGCTGGGCAACCGGGGCCAGGCCAACTACTCCACGGCCAAGGCGGGCCTGCAGGGATTCACCAAGACGCTGGCCATCGAGCTGGGCAAGTTCGGCGTGACCGTGAACGCCATCGCCCCCGGCTTCATCGTCACCGACATGACCGCCGCCACCGCGGAGCGGGTCGGGGTGCCCTTCGACGAGTTCCAGAAGGCCGCGGCGCAGGAGATCCCGGTGCGCAGGGTCGGCCAGCCCTCCGACATCGCGGGTGTGGTGTCGTTCCTGGTCAGCGAAGACGCGTCGTTCGTGTCCGGTCAGGTCATCTACGTCGCCGGCGGGCCGAAGGCATGA
- a CDS encoding MaoC family dehydratase, producing MTRTRVFSGLDEFAAAVGESLGTSQWHTVTQQQVDTFADATGDHQWIHVDPERAAKGPFGAPIAHGYLTLSLIPMLGKDVYHVEGLRMGINYGLNKVRFPQPVKVGSRIRASAELVSVSDASQGKQAVVRWTIEIEGEAKPACVAETVVVLVL from the coding sequence ATGACGCGGACGAGGGTGTTCTCCGGGCTCGACGAGTTCGCGGCCGCGGTCGGCGAGTCACTGGGCACCAGCCAGTGGCACACCGTAACCCAGCAGCAGGTCGACACCTTCGCCGACGCCACGGGTGACCACCAGTGGATCCACGTCGATCCGGAGCGCGCCGCGAAGGGGCCCTTCGGCGCGCCGATCGCCCACGGGTACCTGACCCTGTCGCTGATCCCCATGCTCGGCAAGGACGTCTACCACGTCGAGGGCCTTCGCATGGGTATCAACTACGGGCTCAACAAGGTGCGGTTCCCGCAGCCGGTGAAGGTCGGCTCCCGGATCAGGGCCAGCGCCGAACTGGTCTCGGTCAGCGATGCCTCGCAGGGCAAGCAGGCGGTGGTCAGGTGGACCATCGAGATCGAGGGCGAGGCCAAGCCCGCCTGCGTGGCCGAGACGGTCGTCGTGCTGGTGC